Proteins co-encoded in one Bremerella sp. TYQ1 genomic window:
- a CDS encoding sigma-54-dependent Fis family transcriptional regulator, with product MNRTDHDPFQLLGEAIQENPRLATMLTQLWRQLDNSKSLPQLLSGICQSLVQSFPKSSAQFLQQQTSGNWKQIASAGTIREPSLSQIETWVQGDVSPGNPAALTLPMENEPNRLLVLEGIAAMPMTSLQAIAQVARFAVKRFIEAKNKNDRATRLKAMLSMVERWHQTDDLVSLLNQMAECSTEFFDAERASIFLWDKPKRQLIGRPALGVEDGKLVVPDDKGVVGAVVQSGEPRRVDDMLAHEVNREIDKKLEFHTRSLLCVPLLDRRGKVFGVFELINKREGNFTTKDEQGLTEVAVHAAAVIESSQQIAQLMESRDRIAQAQASEIELIGESPAMMQLRKNIDRIAATKLPVLVLGENGSGKEVVSRMIHFQSDRRGQPLVAVNCAALPDTLLESELFGHEKGAFTGAHETKAGKFELASGGTLFLDEIGDMSLPGQAKLLRVLEEHVVTRLGGQSDIEIDVRIIAATNQDLPKLVKKNKFRQDLFYRLDVVSLVLPPLRDRGNDILILAEQFLERFSRKAHREKPMLSTDAKSRLLEHMWPGNIRELRNTMERVAFLCDREIVTAELLPLETLSGPQVHQVSAQLDLSAATDRFQADFISYHLDRTGGNMAQAAKNMGLHRSNLHRKMKQLGLIEEKE from the coding sequence ATGAATCGAACCGATCACGATCCTTTTCAGCTTTTAGGCGAGGCGATTCAAGAGAATCCGCGGCTCGCGACGATGCTCACGCAACTTTGGCGACAGCTCGACAATTCGAAAAGCTTACCGCAACTGCTTAGTGGAATTTGCCAGTCACTGGTTCAGTCGTTTCCCAAGTCTTCGGCCCAGTTTCTGCAGCAGCAAACCTCTGGTAACTGGAAGCAGATTGCTTCGGCTGGGACGATACGCGAGCCCAGCCTCTCGCAGATCGAGACTTGGGTCCAGGGAGATGTTTCGCCTGGCAATCCGGCCGCGTTAACGTTGCCGATGGAGAACGAGCCAAATCGATTACTCGTACTCGAAGGCATTGCGGCCATGCCGATGACGTCGCTGCAAGCCATCGCCCAAGTCGCTCGATTTGCCGTGAAGCGATTCATTGAAGCCAAAAACAAAAACGATCGCGCGACACGTCTCAAAGCAATGCTGTCGATGGTCGAACGTTGGCATCAAACTGACGACCTGGTCTCGCTGCTCAATCAAATGGCCGAGTGTTCGACCGAGTTCTTTGATGCCGAACGAGCGAGCATCTTTCTATGGGATAAGCCCAAGAGGCAGCTTATCGGTCGGCCAGCATTGGGCGTCGAAGATGGCAAGCTGGTGGTGCCGGATGATAAAGGAGTTGTCGGTGCGGTTGTGCAGTCAGGCGAACCGCGACGCGTTGACGATATGCTCGCCCACGAGGTGAATCGCGAGATTGATAAGAAGCTTGAATTTCATACTCGCAGCTTGTTGTGCGTACCGCTTCTCGATCGCAGGGGCAAAGTGTTTGGCGTCTTCGAGTTGATCAACAAGCGAGAGGGGAACTTCACGACCAAGGACGAGCAAGGCCTAACCGAAGTTGCCGTACACGCCGCGGCAGTGATCGAAAGTTCGCAGCAAATTGCCCAGCTGATGGAAAGCCGCGATCGAATTGCTCAAGCTCAAGCCTCCGAGATCGAACTGATCGGCGAGTCGCCGGCGATGATGCAGCTGCGGAAGAATATCGATCGCATAGCCGCCACGAAGTTGCCTGTGCTGGTGCTCGGCGAGAATGGTAGCGGTAAGGAAGTGGTCAGTCGCATGATCCACTTTCAAAGCGATCGGCGTGGCCAGCCGTTGGTGGCCGTGAACTGTGCGGCGCTGCCAGATACGTTGCTGGAAAGCGAGCTGTTCGGGCACGAAAAAGGAGCGTTCACCGGCGCTCATGAAACGAAAGCAGGTAAGTTCGAGTTGGCTTCTGGCGGAACGTTGTTTCTCGACGAGATCGGCGACATGAGTCTGCCTGGCCAGGCCAAACTTCTCCGCGTGCTGGAAGAGCACGTCGTAACGCGCCTCGGGGGACAAAGCGATATTGAAATCGACGTACGAATCATCGCCGCGACCAATCAAGACTTGCCGAAGCTGGTCAAGAAGAACAAGTTCCGCCAGGATCTTTTCTATCGCTTAGATGTGGTTTCGTTGGTATTGCCGCCGCTGCGTGATCGCGGGAACGATATTTTGATTTTGGCCGAGCAGTTTCTCGAACGGTTCTCGAGAAAGGCACATCGTGAGAAGCCGATGCTATCGACCGATGCCAAGAGCCGACTGCTAGAGCACATGTGGCCAGGCAACATTCGGGAGCTGCGCAACACGATGGAACGTGTCGCGTTTCTTTGCGATCGCGAAATTGTCACTGCCGAACTGCTTCCGCTAGAAACGCTGTCTGGTCCGCAGGTTCACCAGGTATCGGCTCAGCTCGATTTATCGGCGGCGACTGACCGCTTTCAGGCCGATTTCATCAGCTATCACCTCGACCGAACCGGCGGCAACATGGCCCAGGCAGCCAAGAATATGGGGCTCCACCGATCGAATCTGCACCGCAAAATGAAGCAGCTCGGGCTGATCGAAGAAAAAGAATAA
- a CDS encoding PDZ domain-containing protein has product MKVRHWFMAALLTMGVVAVPMMQVASADEAAQQEVKAESKDEKPAEKKYWLGVQLAPTPEILVKHVERLKDGGAMVAGVAPESPAEKAGFKAGDHILKVNEVTVTAPEQVVDVVRDSNGQAMNVRVLRGLEIESLAVQPEEAPAEAAPQVQSIRRVPTMPGQPGAHFRFFGPGQVVPPQFRVGLAGEDLPQNLMIRVEKQGDGPTKLHIERDGKSWDVTEDNVDELPEDLQGVAKRYLEGGGNGNIIISGKDVPLIELQEMMKGMDPNMMPGNGQFEQRMQQEMQQMHEMIRNMHERMERIQVAPPAAEKPAAENEV; this is encoded by the coding sequence ATGAAGGTCAGACATTGGTTCATGGCCGCGCTTTTGACGATGGGTGTCGTCGCCGTTCCGATGATGCAGGTTGCATCGGCCGACGAAGCCGCCCAGCAGGAAGTCAAAGCCGAGTCCAAGGACGAAAAGCCGGCCGAGAAGAAGTACTGGCTTGGCGTGCAATTGGCACCCACGCCTGAAATCTTGGTCAAGCATGTCGAGCGTCTGAAGGATGGCGGCGCCATGGTCGCCGGCGTGGCCCCAGAAAGCCCTGCCGAAAAAGCAGGATTCAAAGCCGGCGATCACATTCTGAAAGTCAATGAAGTAACCGTTACCGCTCCGGAACAAGTCGTCGACGTCGTTCGCGATAGCAATGGTCAGGCGATGAACGTCCGAGTCCTCCGCGGTTTGGAAATCGAATCGCTCGCCGTTCAGCCGGAAGAAGCTCCAGCCGAGGCAGCTCCCCAAGTGCAGTCGATACGACGCGTTCCAACAATGCCTGGCCAACCGGGAGCTCACTTCCGTTTCTTCGGCCCTGGACAAGTCGTTCCTCCGCAATTTCGAGTTGGCCTGGCCGGAGAAGACCTGCCGCAGAATCTGATGATTCGTGTTGAAAAGCAGGGCGACGGACCTACGAAGCTGCACATCGAACGGGACGGCAAGTCTTGGGACGTAACCGAAGACAACGTCGACGAGCTTCCTGAGGACCTGCAAGGCGTTGCCAAGCGTTACCTCGAAGGGGGCGGCAATGGCAATATCATCATCAGTGGTAAAGACGTTCCTCTCATCGAACTGCAAGAGATGATGAAAGGGATGGATCCGAACATGATGCCAGGCAATGGCCAATTCGAGCAACGGATGCAGCAGGAAATGCAGCAGATGCATGAAATGATCCGCAATATGCACGAGCGAATGGAACGCATTCAAGTCGCTCCGCCTGCCGCTGAAAAGCCCGCCGCAGAGAACGAAGTGTAA
- a CDS encoding RNA polymerase sigma factor, with translation MNPIELPGDNVKPEPAQLLQQHERWLRTALFARLRSVMEVDDVMQETVTAALENWQQIRDPSAVGPWLYKIAIRQALLYRRKQGRIRKLHEEAEKNVPPKSNAEANPLDWLLAEERNEMVRKALNELPRRDAEILLLKYTEHWSYREIGERLGISTSAVEARLHRARQRMRDRLVAREIVSSGT, from the coding sequence ATGAACCCCATCGAGTTGCCAGGAGACAACGTGAAGCCGGAGCCCGCACAACTGCTACAGCAGCACGAGCGATGGCTGAGGACCGCGCTGTTTGCACGATTACGCAGCGTGATGGAGGTTGACGATGTGATGCAGGAGACGGTCACCGCGGCGCTGGAAAACTGGCAGCAGATAAGGGACCCCAGCGCCGTGGGACCGTGGCTCTACAAGATTGCCATCCGTCAGGCACTCTTGTACCGCCGCAAGCAGGGCCGAATCCGCAAGTTGCACGAAGAGGCCGAAAAGAACGTTCCGCCGAAAAGCAACGCTGAAGCAAACCCTTTGGATTGGCTGCTCGCGGAAGAACGCAACGAGATGGTTCGCAAAGCCTTGAACGAATTACCAAGACGTGATGCGGAGATCCTACTGCTCAAATATACCGAGCATTGGAGCTACCGCGAGATCGGCGAACGACTGGGCATTAGTACCAGCGCCGTCGAAGCCAGACTTCATCGGGCTCGCCAAAGAATGCGAGACCGGTTAGTGGCCCGCGAGATCGTCTCGTCGGGTACCTGA
- a CDS encoding aldose epimerase family protein: MNVTASEFGKMPDGTVIAKYTVDNGNGIVMELINYGAIMTSLSAPDKNGESANINVGFDNLESYLGGTPYFGATVGRYANRVAKGKFTLDGKEYTLATNNGPNSLHGGEKGFDKVIWAAKKIETEDAVGVQFDYTSKDGEEGYPGNLKVTVKYTLTPDNQLVMDYTATTDAPTVLNLTNHNYWNLAGAKSGKNYKHSLKLEADKYLPVDETLIPTGELESVKGTPMDFTSFKTIGEDIQKTGGDPVGYDHCYVLSDDTDNLALAATVKEPTSGRVMEVWTTQPGIQFYSGNFLDGTAGNAGLNQHEAFCLETQHFPDTPNQPNFPSATLKPGETFHETTVHKFSVEK; the protein is encoded by the coding sequence ATGAATGTGACCGCAAGCGAATTCGGCAAAATGCCGGACGGAACCGTGATTGCCAAGTATACGGTCGATAATGGCAACGGCATCGTGATGGAGCTGATTAACTACGGCGCCATCATGACCAGTCTTTCCGCGCCTGACAAAAATGGTGAGTCGGCCAATATCAACGTCGGCTTCGACAACCTGGAAAGCTACCTCGGCGGAACGCCTTACTTCGGGGCAACCGTCGGCCGCTATGCCAATCGTGTCGCCAAAGGCAAATTCACGCTGGATGGCAAAGAGTACACCCTGGCCACCAACAACGGACCGAACTCGCTGCATGGCGGCGAAAAAGGGTTCGACAAAGTGATCTGGGCTGCCAAGAAGATCGAAACCGAAGACGCCGTCGGCGTTCAGTTCGATTACACCAGCAAGGATGGCGAAGAAGGCTACCCTGGCAATCTTAAAGTCACCGTCAAATATACCCTGACGCCCGACAACCAGTTGGTGATGGACTACACGGCGACCACCGACGCCCCAACCGTCTTGAACCTGACCAATCACAACTACTGGAACCTGGCTGGTGCGAAGAGCGGCAAGAACTACAAGCACTCGCTCAAGCTTGAAGCGGACAAGTACCTGCCGGTCGACGAGACGCTGATCCCAACCGGCGAGTTGGAATCGGTCAAAGGCACTCCTATGGATTTCACCTCGTTCAAGACGATCGGCGAAGATATCCAGAAGACCGGCGGCGATCCTGTCGGCTACGACCACTGCTACGTCCTGAGCGACGACACCGACAACCTGGCCCTTGCAGCGACCGTCAAAGAACCTACCTCTGGTCGCGTGATGGAAGTTTGGACCACGCAGCCAGGCATTCAGTTCTATAGCGGTAACTTCCTGGACGGCACCGCAGGAAACGCCGGCTTGAATCAGCACGAAGCGTTCTGCCTTGAAACGCAGCACTTCCCCGACACGCCGAACCAGCCCAACTTCCCATCGGCAACGCTCAAGCCAGGCGAAACGTTCCACGAAACGACCGTGCATAAGTTCTCCGTCGAAAAGTAA
- a CDS encoding serine/threonine-protein kinase: MTQPDPEVVQKIAAEARRRQGAAREAFLEDTCGTDIALRELVEQRLQPQRLGTLVPQQLDVTATHIPDAPSQHSLHPKQATTRFIPGTNMLVRVWASKLYRTVAIVSLVVLIILLGIGSRYLVWNELRKIREQEFTALLAADVQALTMWIETRKDHLQVVATDPEIRDAIFSMAEKQAKLGKDYSHESIQEELQVFRDRLPEFNRDKEDAQRFVDSNDPLRQNETLGSSGSVPKIIDDEGVYFVASPTGVILAATEESIIGTQLPGNRHARVISDTVMGRTGFIPPMRPQQESELDETNPDLTLTWVYTPIKDQGPLPSAVLSLGYFSVGNFTRSLTSARTGATGEAYAFDENGRMLTESRFTEDLWRHGILPEGTPSRANLVIQPPHARHHPPGRADSRFTQLVEEAINSRGTGNSSGLIMDPYGNYLGRNTIGAWQWLDDYNFGVAYETQTHEAFRPYTYISIAQISLLVLVAGFAGLAYYAANSLVQMRRTIGEHTVVGAYELLRKVGEGGMGQVYLAKHQMLKRPTAVKLLRPEQTDPQLLIRFEREVQLSSRLKHPNTVEIYDYGKTPNDVFYYAMEYLDGITLEVLVRQYGWQSVARVLWVMRQVAASLREAHDSGLIHRDIKPLNIMLCRVGGEFDVAKVLDFGLVKNLSADAGTTLVTNTTEISGTPMYIPPERVKNPTQADPRVDIYALGATAYFMLTGQTIYNAASAVDVLVQIVTKPIPSIKEASDRIVPDALQDLISRCLAKDPKDRPQSAEEVIQEVEKMIEDFPWTQQDAKNWWDQHIPADELIEMVIHEDDRNKPAH, translated from the coding sequence ATGACTCAGCCAGATCCCGAAGTTGTTCAGAAGATCGCCGCGGAAGCACGACGACGCCAGGGAGCGGCTCGCGAAGCATTTCTCGAAGATACCTGCGGCACTGATATCGCATTGCGGGAACTTGTCGAACAGCGGCTCCAACCGCAGCGTCTCGGCACGCTGGTCCCGCAGCAGCTGGACGTCACCGCGACGCATATCCCCGATGCCCCCTCTCAACATTCGCTGCATCCCAAGCAAGCAACGACCCGGTTCATTCCCGGAACCAACATGCTGGTGCGTGTCTGGGCCTCGAAGCTTTACCGCACCGTGGCGATTGTCTCGCTGGTCGTGCTGATCATTTTGCTCGGCATCGGCTCACGTTACCTGGTATGGAACGAGCTACGCAAAATCCGCGAACAGGAATTCACGGCGCTGCTTGCCGCCGACGTGCAAGCGCTCACCATGTGGATCGAGACCCGAAAAGATCACTTGCAAGTGGTCGCTACCGATCCTGAAATCCGCGATGCCATTTTCAGCATGGCTGAGAAACAGGCCAAACTTGGCAAAGACTACTCCCACGAAAGCATTCAGGAAGAGCTGCAAGTTTTCCGCGATCGCCTGCCAGAGTTCAACCGCGACAAGGAAGATGCCCAACGGTTTGTCGACTCGAACGACCCTCTTAGACAGAACGAAACGTTAGGCTCCTCAGGTTCGGTTCCCAAGATCATCGATGACGAAGGGGTCTACTTCGTCGCCTCGCCAACCGGAGTAATCCTCGCGGCGACCGAAGAATCGATCATCGGCACCCAACTGCCCGGCAATCGCCATGCGCGAGTCATCTCCGATACGGTTATGGGCCGCACCGGTTTCATTCCTCCGATGCGTCCCCAGCAGGAAAGCGAACTCGACGAAACCAACCCAGACTTAACGCTGACATGGGTTTACACGCCGATCAAAGACCAAGGGCCACTTCCGTCGGCCGTGCTCAGTTTGGGCTATTTCTCGGTCGGCAATTTTACCCGTTCGCTTACCAGTGCCCGAACTGGGGCGACCGGCGAAGCATACGCCTTCGATGAAAATGGTCGCATGCTGACCGAAAGCCGTTTCACCGAAGATTTGTGGCGCCACGGAATTCTGCCGGAAGGAACCCCTTCCCGCGCCAACCTGGTCATTCAGCCACCTCACGCGCGGCATCATCCGCCAGGCAGGGCCGACTCGCGTTTCACGCAACTTGTCGAAGAAGCAATCAACTCGCGCGGTACCGGCAACAGCTCTGGGCTAATCATGGACCCTTACGGCAACTACCTTGGCCGTAACACCATCGGAGCCTGGCAGTGGCTCGACGATTACAACTTCGGCGTCGCTTACGAAACACAGACGCATGAAGCATTTCGTCCTTATACCTACATTTCCATTGCCCAGATTTCCTTGCTGGTATTGGTCGCCGGTTTCGCAGGGCTCGCCTATTACGCGGCGAACTCCTTGGTCCAGATGAGACGCACCATCGGCGAGCATACCGTTGTCGGTGCCTACGAACTGCTTCGCAAAGTGGGCGAAGGAGGCATGGGTCAGGTCTATCTTGCCAAGCACCAGATGCTGAAACGCCCCACCGCCGTGAAGCTGCTTCGCCCAGAGCAAACCGATCCGCAGCTGCTCATACGATTCGAGCGTGAGGTGCAGCTTTCCAGTCGTTTGAAACACCCGAATACGGTCGAGATTTACGACTACGGAAAGACCCCGAACGACGTTTTCTATTATGCGATGGAATACTTGGACGGCATCACGCTGGAGGTGCTCGTTCGGCAATATGGCTGGCAATCGGTGGCCAGGGTTCTGTGGGTCATGCGGCAAGTGGCTGCGTCGCTGCGAGAAGCTCACGATAGCGGACTCATTCACCGCGACATCAAACCGTTGAATATCATGCTTTGCCGCGTCGGGGGCGAGTTCGACGTTGCGAAGGTGCTCGACTTTGGTCTCGTCAAGAATCTATCCGCCGATGCCGGCACAACGCTGGTCACCAACACCACGGAGATTAGCGGCACGCCGATGTACATTCCTCCGGAGCGTGTCAAAAACCCGACCCAAGCCGATCCCCGGGTTGATATCTATGCTCTCGGAGCGACCGCCTATTTCATGCTGACAGGGCAAACGATCTACAACGCGGCCAGTGCCGTCGATGTGCTTGTTCAGATCGTGACCAAGCCGATTCCTTCCATCAAAGAAGCCTCGGATCGAATCGTTCCTGATGCCCTGCAAGACTTGATTTCGCGCTGCCTGGCGAAAGACCCGAAGGACCGACCCCAGTCCGCCGAGGAAGTGATCCAGGAAGTCGAGAAGATGATCGAGGACTTCCCCTGGACACAACAAGACGCCAAGAATTGGTGGGATCAACATATCCCCGCCGACGAGCTGATTGAAATGGTCATCCACGAAGACGACCGCAACAAGCCCGCACACTAG
- a CDS encoding SufE family protein: protein MNEPPALTAEELIDDFEFAETKEERLKLIIELGRELPDMPEELHREEFKVQGCQSQVWLVPEVVEEGSAKKIVFQADSDAHIVKGLVGILVMLLSGKSPQEILDFDLRGLFDKLKLENHLVPARSNGLHSMVRKIHEIAVSVR, encoded by the coding sequence TTGAACGAACCGCCAGCATTAACTGCGGAAGAACTGATCGATGACTTCGAGTTCGCGGAAACCAAAGAAGAACGGCTCAAGTTGATCATCGAACTGGGGCGTGAGCTTCCCGACATGCCGGAAGAACTGCATCGCGAGGAATTCAAAGTGCAGGGCTGCCAAAGTCAGGTTTGGCTCGTGCCGGAAGTGGTGGAAGAAGGTTCGGCCAAGAAGATCGTCTTTCAGGCCGACAGCGACGCCCACATCGTCAAAGGGCTAGTCGGTATCTTAGTGATGCTGCTTTCGGGAAAGAGCCCGCAAGAGATTCTCGACTTCGATCTGCGAGGGCTGTTCGATAAGTTGAAGCTCGAGAATCACCTGGTTCCGGCTCGCTCGAACGGTTTGCATTCGATGGTTCGCAAGATCCACGAGATTGCTGTGAGCGTTCGTTAG
- a CDS encoding thioredoxin family protein produces the protein MSLDWSTLYSGALSYEDFLAKYGNENQQQRWAAKRSTLSLSDAQKSLLGSFTRKMHVLCLAGAWCGDCVDQCPMFQLIEEASENIEIRFVDRDDASDELKEAIKVCGGNRVPVVVFLNEDDQVTGMYGDRTLAKYRQMVENLTGAACSTGIALGTEGQMDPLTSSVLAEWIDQFERNQWICRTSTRLREKHGD, from the coding sequence ATGTCACTCGATTGGTCCACCCTCTATTCCGGTGCTCTTTCTTACGAAGACTTCCTCGCCAAGTACGGTAACGAGAACCAGCAACAGCGCTGGGCTGCGAAGCGAAGCACGCTTTCTCTAAGCGATGCTCAAAAATCGCTGCTGGGTAGTTTTACCCGCAAGATGCATGTTCTTTGTCTGGCCGGAGCATGGTGCGGCGACTGCGTCGATCAGTGCCCCATGTTTCAGTTGATCGAAGAAGCTTCCGAGAACATCGAGATTCGCTTTGTCGATCGTGACGACGCATCGGACGAGCTGAAAGAAGCGATCAAAGTGTGTGGGGGCAATCGTGTTCCTGTAGTTGTGTTCCTGAACGAAGACGATCAAGTTACCGGCATGTACGGCGACCGGACTTTGGCCAAGTATCGTCAGATGGTCGAAAACCTGACAGGCGCTGCGTGCAGCACTGGTATCGCTTTGGGGACCGAGGGGCAAATGGATCCGCTGACCAGCAGCGTGTTGGCGGAATGGATCGACCAGTTCGAGCGAAATCAGTGGATTTGTCGCACGTCGACCCGCCTCCGCGAAAAGCATGGCGACTAG
- a CDS encoding P-II family nitrogen regulator encodes MKKIEAVVRHHKLDEIKEALVTKGFGGMTATEVQGFGRQKGQTETYRGAEYSIDFVPKIKIEIVCTDEQCQEIVDTIIQKAQSGQIGDGKIFISELNDAIRIRTAETGSSAI; translated from the coding sequence ATGAAGAAGATTGAAGCCGTCGTCCGCCACCACAAGTTGGACGAAATCAAGGAAGCCCTGGTAACCAAAGGGTTTGGTGGTATGACCGCTACGGAAGTCCAGGGATTTGGACGTCAAAAAGGACAGACGGAGACCTATCGTGGTGCGGAGTACTCGATTGATTTCGTTCCTAAGATCAAGATCGAAATCGTCTGCACCGACGAACAGTGCCAGGAAATCGTTGACACGATTATCCAGAAAGCACAGTCGGGCCAAATCGGCGATGGGAAGATCTTCATCTCCGAACTGAACGATGCCATCCGCATTCGCACGGCGGAAACTGGATCGTCCGCTATCTAA
- a CDS encoding GlsB/YeaQ/YmgE family stress response membrane protein: MGDEALQVSEQFEAWANLFLTWVGFGTLTGLFAKAIMPGRDPGGPIATLAMGIGGSVIGCGMLSLFFEGYKVSPLSPIGFVVATGGAFLILFFYRLLSGHVIDESQPAPRRMRLYSTRRRSSRSTVDHY, from the coding sequence ATGGGTGACGAGGCGCTACAGGTATCGGAACAGTTTGAAGCGTGGGCCAATTTGTTTTTGACTTGGGTAGGTTTCGGCACGCTCACCGGGCTGTTTGCCAAAGCGATTATGCCAGGTCGAGATCCTGGCGGACCGATTGCTACATTGGCCATGGGAATTGGCGGATCGGTGATCGGCTGTGGAATGCTGTCGCTGTTCTTTGAAGGCTACAAAGTCTCGCCGTTAAGTCCGATTGGGTTTGTCGTTGCGACCGGCGGGGCTTTTTTGATTCTGTTTTTCTACCGATTACTTTCGGGGCATGTCATCGACGAAAGTCAGCCAGCTCCACGCAGAATGCGGCTGTATTCGACGCGCCGCCGATCGAGCCGTTCGACGGTCGATCATTACTAA
- a CDS encoding bifunctional transcriptional activator/DNA repair enzyme AdaA: protein MNATISLPDPHVMYQAIVDRNVEMEGLFVFAVKTTGIFCRPGCKAKTPKRENVEFFANAQEAIAAGYRPCKRCRPTEFAGSVPDWLEQLTEALEQDPTRRWTNADLEAMGLSPIRVRRWFQQHHRMTFHAYLRTRRIGLAVDMLQTGLDVTSTALDSGFESLSGFRDSLRKWTGQTPTDAKSGEPILVDRILTPLGPMLAAGNDAGLCLLEFADRKMLPKQFERIGKLYRQPILPGSHAVLAQTANQVAEYFDGTRTSFDLPLRMDGTHFQESVWQQLRKIPFAVTCSYSKLAEMLGRPTASRAVGRTNGDNRFAIVIPCHRVVRSDGHLCGYAGGLWRKKWLLEHERKVLSSRR, encoded by the coding sequence ATGAACGCTACCATTTCACTCCCCGACCCGCACGTCATGTATCAGGCCATCGTCGACCGCAACGTCGAAATGGAGGGCCTCTTCGTTTTCGCGGTAAAGACAACCGGCATATTTTGTCGGCCCGGTTGTAAGGCGAAAACTCCCAAACGAGAGAACGTCGAATTCTTTGCCAACGCCCAAGAAGCGATTGCCGCAGGGTATCGCCCTTGCAAACGCTGCCGCCCAACGGAATTTGCCGGGAGCGTCCCCGATTGGCTCGAGCAGTTAACCGAAGCACTGGAACAAGATCCCACACGCCGCTGGACGAATGCCGATCTGGAAGCGATGGGCCTATCTCCGATCCGTGTTCGCAGGTGGTTCCAACAGCATCATCGGATGACATTCCACGCTTACCTGCGGACGCGCCGGATTGGCTTGGCCGTCGATATGCTGCAAACGGGATTGGATGTCACGTCCACGGCACTCGATAGCGGATTCGAGTCGTTAAGTGGCTTCCGCGATAGCCTGCGGAAATGGACCGGGCAAACGCCAACCGATGCCAAGTCAGGCGAACCGATTCTTGTCGATCGCATTCTTACTCCGCTCGGTCCCATGCTTGCCGCAGGGAACGACGCTGGACTTTGCCTGTTAGAATTTGCCGACCGCAAGATGCTGCCGAAACAGTTCGAGCGGATTGGCAAGCTTTATCGCCAACCCATCTTGCCGGGCAGCCATGCGGTGCTCGCACAAACGGCCAATCAAGTGGCTGAGTACTTTGATGGAACACGAACATCCTTCGACTTGCCACTACGAATGGACGGAACGCATTTTCAGGAATCGGTCTGGCAGCAGCTGCGGAAGATCCCGTTTGCCGTAACGTGTTCGTACAGTAAACTTGCCGAAATGCTGGGGCGACCGACCGCTTCGCGTGCCGTGGGACGTACCAACGGTGATAACCGATTCGCGATCGTTATTCCATGTCATCGTGTCGTCCGAAGCGATGGTCACTTGTGCGGGTATGCCGGCGGACTTTGGCGAAAGAAGTGGCTCCTGGAGCACGAACGAAAGGTACTAAGTTCCCGCCGATGA